In one window of Haloarcula halophila DNA:
- a CDS encoding DUF1405 domain-containing protein, whose product MGADTTERLPRYLAPLPRRIETVALQYAWVIVAINLAGTAFGFWYYIPQFQLEPVVAWPVVPDSPTATLFIACSLALYKLGRSNEYLNVLAFFGCIKLGLWTPYVLTVFADAFLATVTPPPQVVPLFGRELASNVMYAFLFVSHLGMVVQAFLIHRYSDFPGRAILVAVIWYGFNDLVDYFVPIVGTPHHTLLPVEPIVNGTVQHVSPAHEIAAAGAVALTILATILAVATRRVKAIRTNRPVSP is encoded by the coding sequence ATGGGCGCGGACACGACTGAGCGCCTCCCTCGGTATCTCGCGCCACTTCCTCGGCGGATAGAGACCGTTGCCCTGCAGTACGCGTGGGTAATCGTCGCGATCAACCTCGCGGGAACGGCATTCGGCTTCTGGTACTACATCCCCCAGTTCCAGCTCGAGCCGGTCGTCGCGTGGCCGGTCGTCCCGGACAGTCCGACGGCTACGCTGTTCATCGCCTGCTCGCTGGCGCTGTACAAACTCGGCCGGTCGAACGAGTACCTGAACGTGTTGGCGTTTTTCGGTTGTATCAAACTCGGCCTCTGGACGCCGTACGTCCTGACGGTGTTCGCAGACGCGTTTCTCGCGACGGTGACGCCACCACCGCAGGTCGTTCCACTGTTCGGACGAGAACTCGCCTCGAACGTGATGTACGCCTTCCTGTTCGTCTCACACTTGGGGATGGTCGTCCAAGCGTTCCTCATCCATCGCTACAGTGACTTTCCGGGTCGAGCGATTCTCGTTGCCGTAATCTGGTACGGATTCAACGATCTTGTCGACTACTTCGTCCCGATTGTCGGGACACCGCATCACACCCTGTTGCCGGTCGAACCGATTGTGAACGGCACCGTCCAGCACGTCTCCCCGGCACACGAGATTGCAGCTGCGGGCGCTGTTGCGCTGACGATACTGGCGACAATACTCGCCGTTGCGACTCGACGAGTGAAAGCAATACGAACCAACAGGCCTGTATCACCCTGA